One stretch of Juglans microcarpa x Juglans regia isolate MS1-56 chromosome 3D, Jm3101_v1.0, whole genome shotgun sequence DNA includes these proteins:
- the LOC121255679 gene encoding glutamine--tRNA ligase isoform X2 codes for MPVKDESSDKEKYLDLFLKIGLDERTARNTVANSKVTANLVSVIHEAAVTEGCSRTVGNLLYTVATKYPANALVHRPSLLQYIVSSKIKTTAQLEAGLSFFAATASDDFKLDAFEEACGVGVEVSAEEIEQAVNEVFEENKNLILEKRYRTNVGELLGHVRKRHPWADPKSVKQFVDAKLYDLLGERTAADNEKTSKKKKDKPTEVEVKMVAVVTPEQQSEEELNPFLIFPRPEENFKVHTEVFFSDGSVLRCCNTKELLEKHLYATGGKVLTRFPPEPNGYLHIGHAKAMFIDFGLTKDRAGGCYLRYDDTNPQAEKKEYINHIEEIVHWMGWEPLKITYTSDYFQDLYDLAVELIRRGHAYVDHQTPDEIKEYREKKMNSPWRDRPVAESLKLFDDMRKGLIEEGKATLRMKQDMQSDNYNMYDLIAYRIKLCTLEFETRRASYYWLLHALGLYQPYVWEYSRLNVTNMVMSKRKLNRLVTDKWVDGWDDPRLMTLAGLRRRGVTSTSINAFVRGVGITRSDNSTINLDRLEYHIREELNKTVPRAMVVLYPLKVVITNLEAGSIIDLDAKKWPEAQSDDASAFYKVPFSNTVYIERSDFRMKDSKDYYGLAPGKSVLLRYAFPIKCTEVILADDKETILEIRAEYDPSKKTKPKGVLHWVAERSPGVDPLRVEVRLFDKLFLSENPAELDDWLADLNPQSKVVISSAYAVHLLKNAVVGDRFQFERLGYFVLDRDSIPEKLVFNRTVTLRDSYSKGGK; via the exons ATGCCGGTGAAGGACGAGAGCTCTGACAAGGAGAAGTACTTGGACTTGTTTCTGAAGATCGGATTGGACGAACGAACCGCGCGAAACACCGTCGCCAACAGCAAGGTTACGGCCAATCTGGTTTCTGTTATTCACGAG GCTGCTGTCACCGAGGGATGCAGTCGGACGGTCGGAAATCTCCTATACACG GTTGCTACAAAATATCCAGCAAATGCTCTTGTGCATCGCCCATCCTTGCTGCAATACATTGTTTCGTCAAAG ATTAAAACTACAGCTCAGTTAGAAGCGGGTCTTTCATTTTTTGCAGCTACTGCATCAGATGATTTTAAGTTGGATGCATTTGAAGAAGCATGTGGGGTTG GTGTTGAGGTTTCAGCAGAAGAAATTGAACAAGCTGTTAATGAGGTTTTTGAAGAGAAtaagaatttgattttggagaAACGATATCGAACTAATG tGGGTGAATTATTAGGTCACGTTCGGAAGAGGCACCCATGGGCTGATCCAAAGAGCGTCAAg CAATTTGTTGATGCAAAATTATATGATCTACTTGGTGAAAGGACAGCAGCCGATAATGAAAAGACttccaagaagaagaaagataagCCCACTGAAGTAGAG GTTAAAATGGTTGCCGTTGTTACTCCAGAACAGCAATCTGAAGAAGAACTTAATCCATTTTTGATATTTCCTCGACCAGAGGAAAATTTCAAG GTGCACACTGAAGTATTTTTCAGTGATGGCTCTGTCCTTAGGTGTTGCAATACAAAGGAACTGCTTGAAAAACACTTGTACGCAACGGGAGGGAAAGTTTTAACTCGCTTTCCTCCTGAACCAAATGGGTATTTGCATATTGGTCATGCCAAG GCAATGTTTATTGACTTTGGCCTCACAAAAGATAGAGCTGGAGGATGCTACCTTAG GTATGATGACACAAATCCCCAAGCTGAGAAGAAAGAGTATATTAATCATATAGAAGAAATTGTCCATTGGATGGGTTGGGAGCCCTTGAAG ATAACTTACACCAGTGATTATTTCCAAGATTTGTACGATTTAGCCGTAGAGCTCATACGAAGGGGTCATGCATATGTTGATCATCAG ACACCTGACGAGATCAAGGAGTACAGGGAAAAAAAGATGAACAGTCCTTGGAGGGACAGACCTGTTGCAGAATCATTGAAACTTTTTGATGATATGAGAAAAGGCCTTATTGAAGAAGGGAAAGCGACATTGAGGATGAAGCAAGACATGCAGAGtgataattataatatgtatGATCTTATTGCTTATCGTATCAAG CTTTGTACACTTGAATTTGAGACACGCCGTGCTTCATATTATTGGCTATTACATGCACTGGGCCTTTACCAGCCATATGTGTGGGAATATTCACGACTTAATGTTACTAACATGGTGATGTCTAAGCGGAAG CTAAATCGATTGGTGACAGACAAGTGGGTTGATGGTTGGGATGACCCTCGCCTTATGACTCTAGCTGGTTTGCGTCGTAGAGGCGTGACTTCAACGTCCATTAATGCTTTTGTTCGAGGAGTTGGGATCACTAGAAG TGATAATAGTACAATAAATTTGGATCGCCTTGAGTATCACATAAGAGAAGAACTAAACAAAACGGTACCTCGTGCAATGGTCGTGCTATATCCGCTGAAg GTTGTTATCACAAACCTAGAAGCTGGCTCAATAATAGATCTTGATGCAAAGAAATGGCCCGAAGCTCAATCAGATGATGCATCTGCTTTTTACAAG GTTCCATTTTCCAATACTGTGTACATTGAACGTTCTGATTTTCGAATGAAAGATTCCAAGGATTACTATGGACTTGCTCCTGGTAAATCTGTCCTTCTCAG ATATGCATTTCCGATAAAGTGCACTGAAGTTATCCTAGCTGATGATAAGGAAACTATTCTAGAGATCCGGGCTGAGTATGATCCCTCTAAGAAGACAAAGCCTAAG ggTGTTCTTCATTGGGTGGCTGAACGTTCCCCTGGGGTTGATCCACTCAGGGTGGAAGTCAGATTGTTTGACAAATTGTTCCTTTCGGAG AATCCAGCTGAACTTGATGATTGGCTTGCTGATCTGAACCCTCAGTCCAAAGTGGTGATTTCCAGTGCATATGCTGTACACTTACTGAAGAATGCTGTAGTTGGGGACAGATTCCAGTTCGAAAGGCTTG GTTATTTTGTGCTTGATAGAGATTCCATTCCTGAAAAGCTCGTCTTCAATAGAACAGTCACATTAAGAGATAGCTATAGTAAGGGTGGGAAGTAG
- the LOC121255679 gene encoding glutamine--tRNA ligase isoform X1, translated as MPVKDESSDKEKYLDLFLKIGLDERTARNTVANSKVTANLVSVIHEAAVTEGCSRTVGNLLYTVATKYPANALVHRPSLLQYIVSSKIKTTAQLEAGLSFFAATASDDFKLDAFEEACGVGVEVSAEEIEQAVNEVFEENKNLILEKRYRTNVGELLGHVRKRHPWADPKSVKQFVDAKLYDLLGERTAADNEKTSKKKKDKPTEVEVKMVAVVTPEQQSEEELNPFLIFPRPEENFKVHTEVFFSDGSVLRCCNTKELLEKHLYATGGKVLTRFPPEPNGYLHIGHAKAMFIDFGLTKDRAGGCYLRYDDTNPQAEKKEYINHIEEIVHWMGWEPLKITYTSDYFQDLYDLAVELIRRGHAYVDHQTPDEIKEYREKKMNSPWRDRPVAESLKLFDDMRKGLIEEGKATLRMKQDMQSDNYNMYDLIAYRIKFTPHPHAGDKWCIYPSYDYAHCIVDSLENITHSLCTLEFETRRASYYWLLHALGLYQPYVWEYSRLNVTNMVMSKRKLNRLVTDKWVDGWDDPRLMTLAGLRRRGVTSTSINAFVRGVGITRSDNSTINLDRLEYHIREELNKTVPRAMVVLYPLKVVITNLEAGSIIDLDAKKWPEAQSDDASAFYKVPFSNTVYIERSDFRMKDSKDYYGLAPGKSVLLRYAFPIKCTEVILADDKETILEIRAEYDPSKKTKPKGVLHWVAERSPGVDPLRVEVRLFDKLFLSENPAELDDWLADLNPQSKVVISSAYAVHLLKNAVVGDRFQFERLGYFVLDRDSIPEKLVFNRTVTLRDSYSKGGK; from the exons ATGCCGGTGAAGGACGAGAGCTCTGACAAGGAGAAGTACTTGGACTTGTTTCTGAAGATCGGATTGGACGAACGAACCGCGCGAAACACCGTCGCCAACAGCAAGGTTACGGCCAATCTGGTTTCTGTTATTCACGAG GCTGCTGTCACCGAGGGATGCAGTCGGACGGTCGGAAATCTCCTATACACG GTTGCTACAAAATATCCAGCAAATGCTCTTGTGCATCGCCCATCCTTGCTGCAATACATTGTTTCGTCAAAG ATTAAAACTACAGCTCAGTTAGAAGCGGGTCTTTCATTTTTTGCAGCTACTGCATCAGATGATTTTAAGTTGGATGCATTTGAAGAAGCATGTGGGGTTG GTGTTGAGGTTTCAGCAGAAGAAATTGAACAAGCTGTTAATGAGGTTTTTGAAGAGAAtaagaatttgattttggagaAACGATATCGAACTAATG tGGGTGAATTATTAGGTCACGTTCGGAAGAGGCACCCATGGGCTGATCCAAAGAGCGTCAAg CAATTTGTTGATGCAAAATTATATGATCTACTTGGTGAAAGGACAGCAGCCGATAATGAAAAGACttccaagaagaagaaagataagCCCACTGAAGTAGAG GTTAAAATGGTTGCCGTTGTTACTCCAGAACAGCAATCTGAAGAAGAACTTAATCCATTTTTGATATTTCCTCGACCAGAGGAAAATTTCAAG GTGCACACTGAAGTATTTTTCAGTGATGGCTCTGTCCTTAGGTGTTGCAATACAAAGGAACTGCTTGAAAAACACTTGTACGCAACGGGAGGGAAAGTTTTAACTCGCTTTCCTCCTGAACCAAATGGGTATTTGCATATTGGTCATGCCAAG GCAATGTTTATTGACTTTGGCCTCACAAAAGATAGAGCTGGAGGATGCTACCTTAG GTATGATGACACAAATCCCCAAGCTGAGAAGAAAGAGTATATTAATCATATAGAAGAAATTGTCCATTGGATGGGTTGGGAGCCCTTGAAG ATAACTTACACCAGTGATTATTTCCAAGATTTGTACGATTTAGCCGTAGAGCTCATACGAAGGGGTCATGCATATGTTGATCATCAG ACACCTGACGAGATCAAGGAGTACAGGGAAAAAAAGATGAACAGTCCTTGGAGGGACAGACCTGTTGCAGAATCATTGAAACTTTTTGATGATATGAGAAAAGGCCTTATTGAAGAAGGGAAAGCGACATTGAGGATGAAGCAAGACATGCAGAGtgataattataatatgtatGATCTTATTGCTTATCGTATCAAG tTTACTCCTCATCCACATGCTGGAGACAAGTGGTGTATCTATCCCAGTTATGATTATGCTCACTGCATTGTGGATTCTCTTGAGAATATTACACATTCG CTTTGTACACTTGAATTTGAGACACGCCGTGCTTCATATTATTGGCTATTACATGCACTGGGCCTTTACCAGCCATATGTGTGGGAATATTCACGACTTAATGTTACTAACATGGTGATGTCTAAGCGGAAG CTAAATCGATTGGTGACAGACAAGTGGGTTGATGGTTGGGATGACCCTCGCCTTATGACTCTAGCTGGTTTGCGTCGTAGAGGCGTGACTTCAACGTCCATTAATGCTTTTGTTCGAGGAGTTGGGATCACTAGAAG TGATAATAGTACAATAAATTTGGATCGCCTTGAGTATCACATAAGAGAAGAACTAAACAAAACGGTACCTCGTGCAATGGTCGTGCTATATCCGCTGAAg GTTGTTATCACAAACCTAGAAGCTGGCTCAATAATAGATCTTGATGCAAAGAAATGGCCCGAAGCTCAATCAGATGATGCATCTGCTTTTTACAAG GTTCCATTTTCCAATACTGTGTACATTGAACGTTCTGATTTTCGAATGAAAGATTCCAAGGATTACTATGGACTTGCTCCTGGTAAATCTGTCCTTCTCAG ATATGCATTTCCGATAAAGTGCACTGAAGTTATCCTAGCTGATGATAAGGAAACTATTCTAGAGATCCGGGCTGAGTATGATCCCTCTAAGAAGACAAAGCCTAAG ggTGTTCTTCATTGGGTGGCTGAACGTTCCCCTGGGGTTGATCCACTCAGGGTGGAAGTCAGATTGTTTGACAAATTGTTCCTTTCGGAG AATCCAGCTGAACTTGATGATTGGCTTGCTGATCTGAACCCTCAGTCCAAAGTGGTGATTTCCAGTGCATATGCTGTACACTTACTGAAGAATGCTGTAGTTGGGGACAGATTCCAGTTCGAAAGGCTTG GTTATTTTGTGCTTGATAGAGATTCCATTCCTGAAAAGCTCGTCTTCAATAGAACAGTCACATTAAGAGATAGCTATAGTAAGGGTGGGAAGTAG
- the LOC121255679 gene encoding glutamine--tRNA ligase isoform X7 has translation MPVKDESSDKEKYLDLFLKIGLDERTARNTVANSKVTANLVSVIHEAAVTEGCSRTVGNLLYTVATKYPANALVHRPSLLQYIVSSKIKTTAQLEAGLSFFAATASDDFKLDAFEEACGVGVEVSAEEIEQAVNEVFEENKNLILEKRYRTNVGELLGHVRKRHPWADPKSVKQFVDAKLYDLLGERTAADNEKTSKKKKDKPTEVEVKMVAVVTPEQQSEEELNPFLIFPRPEENFKVHTEVFFSDGSVLRCCNTKELLEKHLYATGGKVLTRFPPEPNGYLHIGHAKAMFIDFGLTKDRAGGCYLRYDDTNPQAEKKEYINHIEEIVHWMGWEPLKITYTSDYFQDLYDLAVELIRRGHAYVDHQTPDEIKEYREKKMNSPWRDRPVAESLKLFDDMRKGLIEEGKATLRMKQDMQSDNYNMYDLIAYRIKFTPHPHAGDKWCIYPSYDYAHCIVDSLENITHSLCTLEFETRRASYYWLLHALGLYQPYVWEYSRLNVTNMVMSKRKLNRLVTDKWVDGWDDPRLMTLAGLRRRGVTSTSINAFVRGVGITRSDNSTINLDRLEYHIREELNKTVPRAMVVLYPLKVVITNLEAGSIIDLDAKKWPEAQSDDASAFYKLWYKSIWLIVIVVQLILIPSYMLSLQNFK, from the exons ATGCCGGTGAAGGACGAGAGCTCTGACAAGGAGAAGTACTTGGACTTGTTTCTGAAGATCGGATTGGACGAACGAACCGCGCGAAACACCGTCGCCAACAGCAAGGTTACGGCCAATCTGGTTTCTGTTATTCACGAG GCTGCTGTCACCGAGGGATGCAGTCGGACGGTCGGAAATCTCCTATACACG GTTGCTACAAAATATCCAGCAAATGCTCTTGTGCATCGCCCATCCTTGCTGCAATACATTGTTTCGTCAAAG ATTAAAACTACAGCTCAGTTAGAAGCGGGTCTTTCATTTTTTGCAGCTACTGCATCAGATGATTTTAAGTTGGATGCATTTGAAGAAGCATGTGGGGTTG GTGTTGAGGTTTCAGCAGAAGAAATTGAACAAGCTGTTAATGAGGTTTTTGAAGAGAAtaagaatttgattttggagaAACGATATCGAACTAATG tGGGTGAATTATTAGGTCACGTTCGGAAGAGGCACCCATGGGCTGATCCAAAGAGCGTCAAg CAATTTGTTGATGCAAAATTATATGATCTACTTGGTGAAAGGACAGCAGCCGATAATGAAAAGACttccaagaagaagaaagataagCCCACTGAAGTAGAG GTTAAAATGGTTGCCGTTGTTACTCCAGAACAGCAATCTGAAGAAGAACTTAATCCATTTTTGATATTTCCTCGACCAGAGGAAAATTTCAAG GTGCACACTGAAGTATTTTTCAGTGATGGCTCTGTCCTTAGGTGTTGCAATACAAAGGAACTGCTTGAAAAACACTTGTACGCAACGGGAGGGAAAGTTTTAACTCGCTTTCCTCCTGAACCAAATGGGTATTTGCATATTGGTCATGCCAAG GCAATGTTTATTGACTTTGGCCTCACAAAAGATAGAGCTGGAGGATGCTACCTTAG GTATGATGACACAAATCCCCAAGCTGAGAAGAAAGAGTATATTAATCATATAGAAGAAATTGTCCATTGGATGGGTTGGGAGCCCTTGAAG ATAACTTACACCAGTGATTATTTCCAAGATTTGTACGATTTAGCCGTAGAGCTCATACGAAGGGGTCATGCATATGTTGATCATCAG ACACCTGACGAGATCAAGGAGTACAGGGAAAAAAAGATGAACAGTCCTTGGAGGGACAGACCTGTTGCAGAATCATTGAAACTTTTTGATGATATGAGAAAAGGCCTTATTGAAGAAGGGAAAGCGACATTGAGGATGAAGCAAGACATGCAGAGtgataattataatatgtatGATCTTATTGCTTATCGTATCAAG tTTACTCCTCATCCACATGCTGGAGACAAGTGGTGTATCTATCCCAGTTATGATTATGCTCACTGCATTGTGGATTCTCTTGAGAATATTACACATTCG CTTTGTACACTTGAATTTGAGACACGCCGTGCTTCATATTATTGGCTATTACATGCACTGGGCCTTTACCAGCCATATGTGTGGGAATATTCACGACTTAATGTTACTAACATGGTGATGTCTAAGCGGAAG CTAAATCGATTGGTGACAGACAAGTGGGTTGATGGTTGGGATGACCCTCGCCTTATGACTCTAGCTGGTTTGCGTCGTAGAGGCGTGACTTCAACGTCCATTAATGCTTTTGTTCGAGGAGTTGGGATCACTAGAAG TGATAATAGTACAATAAATTTGGATCGCCTTGAGTATCACATAAGAGAAGAACTAAACAAAACGGTACCTCGTGCAATGGTCGTGCTATATCCGCTGAAg GTTGTTATCACAAACCTAGAAGCTGGCTCAATAATAGATCTTGATGCAAAGAAATGGCCCGAAGCTCAATCAGATGATGCATCTGCTTTTTACAAG CTTTGGTACAAGAGTATTTGGCTCATTGTGATAGTTGTTCAATTGATCTTAATACCATCATATATGCTTAgtcttcaaaatttcaaataa
- the LOC121255679 gene encoding glutamine--tRNA ligase isoform X5, whose translation MQSDGRKSPIHGCYKISSKCSCASPILAAIHCFVKGVEVSAEEIEQAVNEVFEENKNLILEKRYRTNVGELLGHVRKRHPWADPKSVKQFVDAKLYDLLGERTAADNEKTSKKKKDKPTEVEVKMVAVVTPEQQSEEELNPFLIFPRPEENFKVHTEVFFSDGSVLRCCNTKELLEKHLYATGGKVLTRFPPEPNGYLHIGHAKAMFIDFGLTKDRAGGCYLRYDDTNPQAEKKEYINHIEEIVHWMGWEPLKITYTSDYFQDLYDLAVELIRRGHAYVDHQTPDEIKEYREKKMNSPWRDRPVAESLKLFDDMRKGLIEEGKATLRMKQDMQSDNYNMYDLIAYRIKFTPHPHAGDKWCIYPSYDYAHCIVDSLENITHSLCTLEFETRRASYYWLLHALGLYQPYVWEYSRLNVTNMVMSKRKLNRLVTDKWVDGWDDPRLMTLAGLRRRGVTSTSINAFVRGVGITRSDNSTINLDRLEYHIREELNKTVPRAMVVLYPLKVVITNLEAGSIIDLDAKKWPEAQSDDASAFYKVPFSNTVYIERSDFRMKDSKDYYGLAPGKSVLLRYAFPIKCTEVILADDKETILEIRAEYDPSKKTKPKGVLHWVAERSPGVDPLRVEVRLFDKLFLSENPAELDDWLADLNPQSKVVISSAYAVHLLKNAVVGDRFQFERLGYFVLDRDSIPEKLVFNRTVTLRDSYSKGGK comes from the exons ATGCAGTCGGACGGTCGGAAATCTCCTATACACG GTTGCTACAAAATATCCAGCAAATGCTCTTGTGCATCGCCCATCCTTGCTGCAATACATTGTTTCGTCAAAG GTGTTGAGGTTTCAGCAGAAGAAATTGAACAAGCTGTTAATGAGGTTTTTGAAGAGAAtaagaatttgattttggagaAACGATATCGAACTAATG tGGGTGAATTATTAGGTCACGTTCGGAAGAGGCACCCATGGGCTGATCCAAAGAGCGTCAAg CAATTTGTTGATGCAAAATTATATGATCTACTTGGTGAAAGGACAGCAGCCGATAATGAAAAGACttccaagaagaagaaagataagCCCACTGAAGTAGAG GTTAAAATGGTTGCCGTTGTTACTCCAGAACAGCAATCTGAAGAAGAACTTAATCCATTTTTGATATTTCCTCGACCAGAGGAAAATTTCAAG GTGCACACTGAAGTATTTTTCAGTGATGGCTCTGTCCTTAGGTGTTGCAATACAAAGGAACTGCTTGAAAAACACTTGTACGCAACGGGAGGGAAAGTTTTAACTCGCTTTCCTCCTGAACCAAATGGGTATTTGCATATTGGTCATGCCAAG GCAATGTTTATTGACTTTGGCCTCACAAAAGATAGAGCTGGAGGATGCTACCTTAG GTATGATGACACAAATCCCCAAGCTGAGAAGAAAGAGTATATTAATCATATAGAAGAAATTGTCCATTGGATGGGTTGGGAGCCCTTGAAG ATAACTTACACCAGTGATTATTTCCAAGATTTGTACGATTTAGCCGTAGAGCTCATACGAAGGGGTCATGCATATGTTGATCATCAG ACACCTGACGAGATCAAGGAGTACAGGGAAAAAAAGATGAACAGTCCTTGGAGGGACAGACCTGTTGCAGAATCATTGAAACTTTTTGATGATATGAGAAAAGGCCTTATTGAAGAAGGGAAAGCGACATTGAGGATGAAGCAAGACATGCAGAGtgataattataatatgtatGATCTTATTGCTTATCGTATCAAG tTTACTCCTCATCCACATGCTGGAGACAAGTGGTGTATCTATCCCAGTTATGATTATGCTCACTGCATTGTGGATTCTCTTGAGAATATTACACATTCG CTTTGTACACTTGAATTTGAGACACGCCGTGCTTCATATTATTGGCTATTACATGCACTGGGCCTTTACCAGCCATATGTGTGGGAATATTCACGACTTAATGTTACTAACATGGTGATGTCTAAGCGGAAG CTAAATCGATTGGTGACAGACAAGTGGGTTGATGGTTGGGATGACCCTCGCCTTATGACTCTAGCTGGTTTGCGTCGTAGAGGCGTGACTTCAACGTCCATTAATGCTTTTGTTCGAGGAGTTGGGATCACTAGAAG TGATAATAGTACAATAAATTTGGATCGCCTTGAGTATCACATAAGAGAAGAACTAAACAAAACGGTACCTCGTGCAATGGTCGTGCTATATCCGCTGAAg GTTGTTATCACAAACCTAGAAGCTGGCTCAATAATAGATCTTGATGCAAAGAAATGGCCCGAAGCTCAATCAGATGATGCATCTGCTTTTTACAAG GTTCCATTTTCCAATACTGTGTACATTGAACGTTCTGATTTTCGAATGAAAGATTCCAAGGATTACTATGGACTTGCTCCTGGTAAATCTGTCCTTCTCAG ATATGCATTTCCGATAAAGTGCACTGAAGTTATCCTAGCTGATGATAAGGAAACTATTCTAGAGATCCGGGCTGAGTATGATCCCTCTAAGAAGACAAAGCCTAAG ggTGTTCTTCATTGGGTGGCTGAACGTTCCCCTGGGGTTGATCCACTCAGGGTGGAAGTCAGATTGTTTGACAAATTGTTCCTTTCGGAG AATCCAGCTGAACTTGATGATTGGCTTGCTGATCTGAACCCTCAGTCCAAAGTGGTGATTTCCAGTGCATATGCTGTACACTTACTGAAGAATGCTGTAGTTGGGGACAGATTCCAGTTCGAAAGGCTTG GTTATTTTGTGCTTGATAGAGATTCCATTCCTGAAAAGCTCGTCTTCAATAGAACAGTCACATTAAGAGATAGCTATAGTAAGGGTGGGAAGTAG